In the genome of Oncorhynchus clarkii lewisi isolate Uvic-CL-2024 chromosome 4, UVic_Ocla_1.0, whole genome shotgun sequence, one region contains:
- the LOC139407667 gene encoding BMP/retinoic acid-inducible neural-specific protein 3-like codes for MALWGFLILHCWVWFWLLTGAPALASLPHDRPGGPLDWLLSDKGPFHHSQEYTDFVERNRQGFSTRYKIYREFGRWKVNNLAVERRDFLESPLPLTPEFIRNIRLLGRRPTTQLITDNLIRKYGTHFLLSATLGGEEALAIFVDKRKLSKKPEVSDYSGNSSSVTLEVLHQLAASYFIDRESTLRKLHHIQIASTAIKVTETRTGPLGCSNYDNLDSVSSVLVQSPENKVHLQGLQVILPDYLRDSFVQAALSYIACNVEGGFICKDNDCWCKCDPKFPECNCPYMDIQAMEDSLQRITETWGTLYKEFEDSDEFKTFLTRLPQNFFLNVTTIQHLWSLDGVFQWRYEQLENSMRVLFRRAQRVVFKLFSLSKRCQRQPHIRLPRELPQSYWLSHFQSLLYCSENNQLGSFSEELHSCTCSYEHSPCQLSPPCAIGEGPACAACALDNHTRCGSCNPGYGLTQGVCRPMVADSTENYLGFETDLQDLELRYLLQRADRRLEVHAIFISNDMRLNSWFDPSWRKRMLLTLKSNKYKSNLVHMLLGVSLQICLTKNSTLEPVLTLYINPFGGSHSESWYIPVSENSFPDWTATKLDLPLECFNWTLTLGNKWKTFFETIHIYLRSRIKTQGGGGPAGAVNDSLYYEPLEILDSSRNLGYMKINSIQVFGYSMHFDPEAIRDLILQLDYPHTQGSQDTALLQLLEIRDRVNRLSPPGQQRLDLFSCLLRHRLKLTASEVVRIHASLQAFSNRLPNSLDYETTKLCS; via the exons GGAGTTTGGGAGGTGGAAGGTGAACAACCtggctgtggagaggagagacttCCTGGAGTCGCCATTGCCCCTGACGCCAGAGTTCATCCGTAACATCCGTCTACTGGGTCGGAGACCCACCACCCAGCTtatcactgacaacctgatcAGGAAGTATGGGACTCACTTTCTGCTGTCGGCCACACTGGGAG GGGAAGAGGCCTTAGCGATATTTGTGGACAAGAGGAAGCTGAGTAAGAAGCCCGAGGTGAGCGACTACTCTGGCAACTCGTCCAGTGTTACTCTGGAGGTTCTGCACCAGTTGGCTGCCTCCTACTTCATCGACAGAGAGAGCACTTTGCGCAAGCTGCACCACATCCAGATAGCATCCACAGCCATCAAG GTAACAGAGACCCGGACAGGCCCTCTCGGATGCAGTAACTATGACAACCTTGATTCTGTCAGCTCTGTTCTGGTTCAGAGTCCGGAAAACAAAGTCCACTTGCAAG gcctACAGGTTATCCTGCCAGACTACCTGCGGGACAGTTTTGTCCAGGCTGCTCTCAGCTACATCGCCTGTAACGTGGAAGGGGGCTTCATCTGTAAGGACAATGACTGCTGGTGCAAGTGTGACCCCAAGTTCCCAGAATGCAACTGTCCCTACATGGACATCCAAGCCATGGAGGACAGCCTGCAGAGGATCACTGAGACATGGGGGACACTTTACAAGGAGTTTGAGGACTCAG ATGAGTTCAAGACCTTTCTGACGAGGCTCCCGCAGAACTTCTTCCTGAACGTGACGACAATCCAGCACCTGTGGTCGTTGGATGGCGTGTTCCAGTGGCGCTACGAGCAGCTGGAGAACAGCATGAGAGTGCTCTTCAGACGAGCCCAGAGAGTGGTGTTCAAGCTATTCAGCCTCAGCAAGAGGTGTCAGAGGCAGCCTCACATCCGTCTACCCAGAGAACT GCCCCAGTCCTACTGGCTGAGTCACTTCCAGTCTCTCCTCTACTGTTCTGAGAACAACCAGCTGGGTTCGTTCTCTGAAGAGCTCCACAGCTGTACCTGCAGCTACGAGCACAGCCCTTGCCAGCTGTCCCCGCCATGTGCCATCGGAGAGGGTCCCGCCTGCGCAGCCTGCGCCCTAGACAACCACACCCGCTGTGGAAGCTGCAACCCTGGATACGGCCTAACCCAGGGGGTCTGCAGACCCATGGTGGCTGATTCTACAGAGAACTACCTGGGCTttgagacagacctacaggacCTGGAGCTGAGATACCTGCTACAGAGGGCTGACCGTAGGCTGGag GTCCACGCCATCTTCATCAGTAATGATATGCGTCTGAACAGCTGGTTCGACCCGTCCTGGAGGAAGAGGATGCTGCTGACTCTGAAGAGCAACAAGTACAAGTCCAACCTGGTCCACATGCTGCTGGGCGTGTCTCTCCAGATCTGCCTGACCAAGAACAGCACCCTGGAGCCTGTCCTCACCCTCTACATCAACCCCTTTGGAGGCAGCCACTCTGAGAGCTGGTACATTCCCGTCAGTGAGAACAGCTTCCCAGACTGGACAGCCACCAAACTGGACCTGCCCCTGGAGTGTTTTAACTGGACCCTGACGCTGGGCAACAAGTGGAAGACCTTCTTCGAGACTATCCACATCTACCTGCGGAGCCGGATAAAGACGCAAGGCGGTGGAGGCCCGGCAGGGGCGGTGAACGACAGCCTCTACTATGAGCCATTAGAAATTCTGGATTCTTCTCGGAATCTGGGCTACATGAAGATCAACAGCATCCAGGTGTTTGGCTACAGTATGCACTTTGACCCAGAAGCGATCCGCGACCTGATCCTGCAGCTGGACTACCCGCACACCCAGGGTTCCCAGGACACGGCCTTGCTGCAGCTGCTGGAGATCAGGGACCGGGTCAACCGACTGTCCCCTCCAGGTCAGCAGAGACTGGACCTGTTCTCCTGTCTGCTCAGACACCGGCTCAAACTGACCGCCAGCGAGGTGGTCCGCATACATGCCTCACTGCAGGCCTTTAGCAACCGCCTGCCCAACTCTCTGGATTACGAGACAACCAAGCTGTGTAGTTAA